A window from Chryseobacterium vaccae encodes these proteins:
- a CDS encoding deoxycytidylate deaminase encodes MNKFDKAYLKMAQEWAKLSYCKRKQVGALIVKDRMIISDGYNGTPSGFENCCEDEEGKTHWYVLHAEANAILKLAASTQSAHGATLYLTLSPCKECSKLILQAGITRLVYINEYSDDDGISFLRNHNIEIEQISDCELKK; translated from the coding sequence ATGAATAAGTTTGACAAAGCTTATCTAAAAATGGCCCAGGAATGGGCAAAACTATCCTACTGTAAGAGAAAACAGGTAGGAGCTCTTATCGTAAAAGATAGGATGATTATTTCAGATGGTTACAACGGAACTCCTTCTGGGTTTGAAAACTGCTGTGAAGATGAAGAGGGGAAAACACACTGGTATGTACTTCATGCGGAAGCCAATGCCATATTAAAGCTGGCCGCTTCCACTCAGTCTGCTCATGGTGCGACGTTATATTTAACACTTTCGCCGTGCAAAGAATGCAGCAAATTGATTCTGCAGGCAGGAATTACAAGACTTGTGTATATTAATGAGTATTCGGACGACGACGGGATATCGTTCTTAAGAAACCATAACATTGAAATAGAACAAATATCGGACTGTGAACTAAAAAAATAA
- a CDS encoding enoyl-CoA hydratase/isomerase family protein, with product MSYDNILLKKEDKLAVITINRPESLNALNAKTIQEISSAMDELNADNSCRVIILTGSGEKSFVAGADIKEFSDFGQEKAEELARNGQTILFNKIENMSKPVIAAVNGFALGGGLELAMACHIRYASENARLGLPEVTLGLIPGYGGTQRLPKLVGKGIANEMIFSAKMIPAQKAKEIGLVNEVYPIEELLTKTKELAGIIANNSPMAISKAIQAVNLSDTDKGFETEIQSFGELFDMADKKEGVTAFLEKRKPNF from the coding sequence ATGAGTTACGATAATATATTATTAAAAAAAGAGGACAAACTAGCTGTCATTACCATCAACAGACCTGAAAGTTTAAATGCTTTAAACGCAAAAACGATTCAGGAAATCAGTTCAGCAATGGACGAACTTAACGCAGATAATTCCTGTAGAGTAATTATTCTGACAGGAAGCGGAGAGAAATCATTTGTTGCCGGAGCTGACATTAAGGAATTCAGTGATTTTGGACAGGAAAAAGCCGAAGAACTGGCCAGAAATGGGCAAACTATCCTGTTTAACAAGATTGAAAATATGTCTAAGCCTGTAATTGCAGCTGTCAACGGCTTTGCATTAGGGGGAGGTTTAGAGCTTGCTATGGCGTGCCATATCAGATATGCATCGGAAAATGCCAGACTAGGGCTTCCAGAAGTAACTTTAGGATTGATTCCGGGTTACGGAGGGACTCAAAGGCTCCCGAAGCTTGTAGGAAAAGGTATTGCCAACGAAATGATCTTTTCAGCCAAAATGATCCCTGCTCAGAAAGCAAAAGAGATCGGACTGGTGAATGAAGTATACCCTATTGAAGAATTATTAACCAAAACAAAAGAATTAGCAGGAATCATTGCCAACAACTCACCAATGGCAATATCCAAGGCCATCCAGGCCGTAAACTTATCTGACACGGATAAAGGTTTTGAAACAGAGATTCAGTCTTTCGGAGAACTTTTTGATATGGCAGATAAGAAAGAAGGAGTTACCGCTTTCCTTGAGAAAAGAAAGCCTAACTTCTAA
- a CDS encoding NUDIX hydrolase, with translation MKLLKYCPNCGRESLHWDGEKKWSCPECSFTLYNNVAGAVAVVIRCGDEIYLTRRNRDPKKGKLDLAGGFVDPKESAEETCRRELFEELQLDVDISNLKYITSLPNVYQYKEIDYNTIDLFYEYNVAEKFEVNLELSEISEAIWIPLNQLNLDDIAFDSQKRFFEDYLKK, from the coding sequence ATGAAATTATTGAAATACTGCCCAAATTGCGGCAGAGAAAGTCTGCATTGGGACGGCGAAAAGAAATGGAGCTGTCCCGAATGTAGTTTCACCCTCTACAACAATGTTGCAGGTGCCGTAGCCGTCGTCATTCGATGTGGAGACGAAATTTATCTTACCCGGAGAAACAGAGACCCTAAAAAAGGAAAACTTGACCTCGCCGGAGGTTTTGTAGATCCGAAAGAAAGTGCGGAAGAAACCTGCCGGAGAGAACTTTTCGAAGAGCTACAGCTTGATGTAGATATTTCAAATTTAAAGTATATCACCAGCCTTCCTAATGTATATCAATACAAAGAAATTGATTACAATACGATTGATCTCTTTTATGAATATAATGTTGCTGAGAAGTTTGAGGTTAATCTCGAACTGTCAGAAATCTCAGAAGCTATCTGGATTCCTTTGAATCAACTGAATCTTGATGATATTGCTTTTGATTCTCAGAAGAGATTTTTTGAAGATTATTTAAAGAAGTAA
- the xerD gene encoding site-specific tyrosine recombinase XerD produces MTWDEKIKDFEIFLRFERNFSENTLDAYIRDIKKLKDYAIEDLANVGPDSIGYENLQEYIFNLSKQKFSERSQARWISSIKAFFKFLLEDEFREDNPAALLEGPKLGLYLPDTLSLQDINKIIAAIEINTELGKRNHCIIEVLYGCGLRVSELIDLKISNINFKEQYIKVNGKGNKTRFVPLADYTAELLETYIKEVRSKSKINKKYEDTLFLNSRGTSMSRVIVFLIIKELTDKAGVSKKISPHTFRHSFATHLLQNGADLRYIQEMLGHSSITTTEIYTHLKTEELRDVILSYHPRNINITQ; encoded by the coding sequence ATGACTTGGGATGAAAAGATCAAAGATTTTGAAATATTTCTTCGTTTCGAAAGAAATTTTTCAGAAAACACGCTCGACGCCTATATTCGAGACATCAAAAAATTAAAAGATTACGCCATAGAGGATCTGGCAAACGTCGGTCCAGACTCTATAGGTTACGAAAATTTACAGGAGTATATTTTCAATCTTTCCAAACAAAAATTCAGTGAAAGATCTCAAGCCAGATGGATCTCTTCTATAAAAGCTTTCTTTAAGTTCTTGCTTGAAGATGAGTTCAGAGAAGATAATCCTGCGGCACTTCTTGAAGGTCCTAAACTGGGTTTGTATTTACCGGATACCTTAAGCCTGCAGGACATCAATAAGATCATTGCAGCTATTGAGATAAATACAGAACTAGGAAAGAGAAATCACTGCATCATAGAGGTACTTTATGGATGCGGGCTCCGTGTTTCTGAACTCATCGATCTTAAAATATCGAATATCAACTTCAAAGAACAGTATATCAAAGTAAACGGAAAAGGGAATAAAACCCGTTTTGTTCCTTTAGCTGATTATACTGCTGAACTTCTGGAGACCTATATTAAAGAGGTCCGTTCAAAAAGCAAGATCAACAAAAAGTATGAAGACACGCTGTTTCTGAACAGCCGTGGAACCTCTATGTCCAGGGTGATCGTATTTCTGATTATCAAGGAACTTACAGATAAAGCCGGGGTAAGCAAGAAAATATCTCCGCATACCTTCAGACATTCTTTTGCCACACACCTGCTTCAGAACGGTGCAGACCTTCGTTATATTCAGGAAATGCTGGGACATTCCAGTATTACCACTACGGAGATCTATACCCATTTGAAAACGGAAGAACTACGGGATGTTATCCTGAGTTATCACCCGAGAAATATTAATATTACTCAATAA